In the genome of bacterium, one region contains:
- a CDS encoding ABC transporter permease, whose amino-acid sequence MRTFTDVYEGLRISFRALRSNKLRAALTTLGILIGVTTVVLMVTIILGLNKAVAGQFSFLGSNTLYVSKWDWFGDNWRAMIKRPVLGPEVADQIAAESKLAAAVSPWADTRSSVSYRSNRLTNVQVWGVGTDYVETNSVRLDLGRFFNEDEVRRNRQVCVIGAAVAERLFENGGALDKRLDIGGYKFRIIGVNAKMGRFFGQNMDDFVYVPIGAFIKRFEREANVDIVVKARSSEEVAELEWELRGIMRRIRKLGPMEPDNFGINGQNMIMDAYRKVTGSIYAGGVIIAFISLLVGGIGIMNIMLVSVTERTSEVGLRKALGAHRWMIAWQFLIESAVICGVGGLAGVGLAYIGSRIMNSFLPTAMPLWVVGFGVVFAAVVGVFFGIYPSTKAARLSPIEALRQE is encoded by the coding sequence ATGCGGACGTTCACGGACGTATACGAAGGATTGCGGATTTCGTTCCGCGCGTTGAGATCCAACAAGCTGCGCGCGGCCTTGACCACGCTCGGCATTCTCATCGGCGTGACCACCGTCGTTTTGATGGTCACCATCATCCTCGGTTTGAACAAGGCGGTGGCCGGGCAGTTCAGCTTTCTCGGATCGAATACCCTGTACGTGTCCAAGTGGGACTGGTTCGGCGACAACTGGCGGGCGATGATCAAGCGACCCGTACTCGGACCGGAAGTGGCGGATCAGATCGCCGCCGAATCAAAGCTGGCGGCGGCGGTCAGTCCGTGGGCGGACACGCGCAGTTCCGTCAGCTACCGCAGCAACCGTCTAACCAATGTACAGGTGTGGGGAGTGGGGACCGACTACGTCGAGACCAACTCGGTTCGTCTCGATCTCGGTCGCTTCTTCAACGAGGATGAAGTGCGGCGCAACCGCCAAGTGTGTGTGATCGGTGCGGCGGTGGCGGAGCGGTTATTCGAGAACGGCGGAGCGCTGGACAAGAGATTGGATATCGGGGGCTATAAGTTCCGCATCATCGGCGTAAACGCCAAGATGGGCCGTTTCTTCGGCCAGAACATGGATGATTTCGTCTATGTACCGATCGGCGCCTTCATCAAACGCTTTGAACGGGAAGCGAACGTAGATATTGTCGTCAAGGCGCGCAGTTCGGAAGAGGTTGCGGAACTGGAGTGGGAACTGCGCGGCATCATGCGACGCATCCGCAAGCTCGGGCCGATGGAGCCGGATAACTTCGGCATCAACGGCCAGAATATGATCATGGACGCCTATCGCAAGGTTACCGGCAGCATCTACGCGGGGGGAGTGATTATCGCTTTCATCTCGCTTCTGGTCGGCGGCATCGGAATCATGAACATCATGCTGGTCTCGGTGACCGAACGGACGAGCGAGGTGGGTCTGCGCAAAGCGCTGGGTGCGCACCGCTGGATGATCGCCTGGCAGTTTCTGATCGAATCGGCGGTGATTTGTGGAGTGGGAGGACTGGCGGGCGTCGGGCTCGCCTACATCGGCAGCCGAATCATGAACAGTTTCCTGCCCACGGCGATGCCGCTGTGGGTGGTCGGATTTGGAGTGGTCTTTGCCGCCGTCGTGGGAGTGTTTTTTGGAATCTATCCATCCACCAAGGCCGCACGGCTCTCGCCCATTGAAGCCCTGAGGCAGGAGTAA
- a CDS encoding translocation/assembly module TamB domain-containing protein: MFARLMKIVVWITLALLAVPVAVVLLALSPGVQTLVAHRLLRSATADWNGSLHLGRVHAKPNGNFLVRDVRIEDESGALVLGFDTLSATIRIPALRRDSIHVRTLHVSGLSANLVLDSSGSTNLQRALASRTPSPRDSTPAKFRWIVRLDTATVEGRYLRFAVPDMVLFDDSTWSAGLRAVYGNDSLDYAVALHVPPRLQVKASGFLAANDPLTDFAGEIIVHADSLFMARFPDPFPAAGNVALSASYQTSPDSLHLQANLSSSAIGKVVAGATIPFPPDSIAGHGEIRFHEISLSPLLHIEEPTRLNGHLRFHKKAMPDPISGWVAHANFTDCRYGTYELPHAEVTVHTADSVVFVSSFLETGFGRLRISGDSHGLDTATMEVAGDIQFDRLRLQHFIETIPDTLSPLSGSLRVRSRGLNLETIRAEYSLILDTVRLGRHEIAALSASGRLQGDSLMVDTLRTALAGGTADGRIFARRGRELAYEARIEFPDLNSLRPFAESFVELPDTLSGSFSLDARGTGSLTGDSLSALSLQGNVRLDSLHYDELAVHRVRLRITEGDLDSLTFRGALLLSGLSAANQTVDSVSLLFDGTPGHARVNARLWARADSLKLAASFEAIRSGADLTLTIDDLNVEAFGIAARSEGTTTLTLSERRAEIDWLQLRSPVGILRASGYLQRQGEQDMVLELSGLRSGELARILKQPLPESRVNVRVQVTGPDTAIVGDLHLSADSVSLDGSPLADEFVLRATVDRLQTTTSGFVIWLGDTLTVFSGRLPARISVEDGFILADSLPMSGNMRILEQPLAKLNSYLPFGMEFGGFLSGDLTFSGTPASPDWSGTFGVRNGKYHDARVGVDYRDLTITGSLDRDTLRISRFDARSGGTLSGSGQAVMAFPLPQELQIELKFDNFEALNGPQLSVRATGDVSISGPLNRLHARGQVQTDQVLYRITQTTTKTIEEIDLAAELAKLRGDTVKPSFLLAELYTPMSHELVVDVPGNCWMRGSGVNIELTGRLWLIKERGYDPSIAGEILVREGRVQFLGRTLRVDEGVVRYEGPLDNPTLDITATSPQLEAQGTKVQVKITGPLSRTQVELSGTDPDGQAMTPDQVVVALLMGRWRAGGSGVGLGPTGSVVEGAAATAATSQLSGLISQWAGLDVFEYHPGEGGLSNLSGGSLEVGTYVTDRLFIRVVQPVEQTQTGQEVSVEYRLLDWLKLRAQQNGSTGSAFDLLMQIDWR; encoded by the coding sequence ATGTTTGCGCGTCTGATGAAGATCGTCGTCTGGATCACGCTGGCTCTGCTGGCGGTGCCGGTCGCGGTCGTTCTTCTGGCGCTGTCGCCCGGTGTCCAGACGCTCGTCGCCCACCGCCTGCTTCGCTCCGCGACCGCCGATTGGAACGGTTCCCTTCATCTCGGTCGCGTCCACGCGAAACCGAACGGAAATTTTCTTGTGCGGGACGTGCGAATCGAAGACGAGTCCGGTGCGCTCGTGCTGGGATTCGACACGCTCTCGGCAACGATTCGCATTCCGGCGCTGCGGCGCGATTCGATCCACGTTCGCACGCTGCACGTGAGCGGCTTGTCGGCGAATCTCGTGCTCGATTCCAGCGGCTCAACGAACCTTCAACGGGCGCTCGCATCCAGGACGCCATCGCCGCGCGACTCCACTCCCGCGAAGTTCCGCTGGATCGTCCGCCTGGATACGGCTACCGTGGAAGGACGGTATTTACGATTCGCCGTTCCTGATATGGTGTTGTTCGACGACTCCACCTGGTCTGCCGGGCTGCGGGCCGTCTATGGAAACGACTCTCTGGACTACGCCGTCGCCTTGCACGTCCCGCCTCGCCTTCAAGTGAAGGCCTCGGGATTTCTCGCTGCAAATGATCCACTGACGGATTTTGCCGGAGAAATTATCGTTCACGCGGATTCCCTGTTCATGGCGCGCTTTCCCGATCCGTTCCCGGCCGCCGGCAACGTTGCTCTTTCCGCTTCCTATCAGACCTCGCCGGACTCATTGCACCTTCAAGCGAATCTTTCGTCTTCCGCCATTGGGAAAGTGGTTGCCGGAGCGACGATTCCCTTCCCTCCCGACAGCATCGCCGGTCACGGGGAAATCCGTTTCCACGAGATCTCCCTCAGTCCGCTCTTGCACATCGAGGAACCTACGCGGCTGAACGGACACCTCCGCTTTCACAAGAAGGCCATGCCGGATCCAATCAGCGGCTGGGTCGCTCATGCAAACTTCACGGATTGCCGCTATGGAACGTACGAGCTACCCCACGCGGAAGTGACCGTTCACACGGCGGACTCGGTGGTTTTCGTCTCCAGCTTCCTTGAAACGGGCTTCGGCCGGCTGCGCATCAGCGGAGATTCGCACGGATTGGATACTGCGACAATGGAGGTGGCGGGAGATATCCAATTCGACCGGCTTCGGCTGCAGCATTTCATCGAGACGATTCCCGATACACTCTCTCCGCTTTCGGGTTCGCTGCGAGTGCGAAGCCGGGGGCTGAATTTGGAAACGATTCGGGCCGAGTACAGCCTGATTCTCGACACCGTTCGCCTCGGCCGCCACGAAATTGCCGCCCTCTCCGCCAGCGGTCGCTTGCAAGGCGATTCGCTCATGGTGGATACGTTGCGGACCGCGCTTGCCGGCGGAACCGCTGACGGAAGAATATTCGCTCGCCGGGGGCGAGAATTGGCCTATGAAGCCCGAATCGAGTTCCCGGACCTGAATTCGCTTCGCCCATTTGCCGAGAGCTTCGTGGAACTTCCGGACACACTGTCGGGATCGTTTTCTTTGGACGCGCGCGGCACGGGCAGCCTGACGGGAGATTCCCTGTCCGCTCTTTCGCTGCAAGGGAACGTTCGACTGGATTCGCTTCACTATGATGAACTCGCGGTTCATCGGGTTCGCCTGCGAATCACCGAGGGAGACTTGGATAGCTTGACCTTCCGCGGCGCGCTGCTGCTCAGCGGCCTGTCCGCTGCGAATCAAACGGTGGACTCGGTCTCGCTGCTCTTCGACGGCACACCGGGACACGCGCGGGTTAATGCCCGCCTGTGGGCGCGCGCCGACAGTCTGAAATTGGCTGCGAGCTTCGAAGCGATTCGTTCGGGGGCGGATCTGACTCTCACGATTGACGATCTGAACGTGGAAGCGTTCGGGATTGCCGCTCGCTCGGAAGGCACGACGACGCTGACTCTTTCGGAGCGCCGCGCCGAAATTGACTGGCTGCAACTCCGCTCACCCGTGGGCATCCTGCGCGCCAGCGGCTATCTGCAGCGGCAAGGCGAGCAAGATATGGTGTTGGAGCTGTCCGGCCTGCGCTCGGGCGAATTGGCGCGAATCCTGAAGCAGCCCCTTCCCGAAAGCCGGGTCAACGTGCGAGTGCAGGTGACGGGACCCGACACGGCCATCGTGGGCGACCTCCACCTCTCGGCGGATAGCGTGTCGCTGGACGGATCGCCGTTGGCCGATGAGTTTGTGTTGCGCGCCACCGTGGATCGCCTGCAAACGACGACCAGCGGTTTCGTCATTTGGCTGGGCGACACGCTGACGGTTTTCTCGGGACGGCTGCCCGCCCGTATCTCAGTGGAAGACGGATTCATTCTGGCCGACAGTCTGCCCATGTCCGGCAACATGCGGATTCTCGAGCAGCCGCTTGCCAAACTGAATTCCTATCTCCCGTTCGGAATGGAATTCGGCGGATTTCTGTCGGGCGATCTCACGTTCAGCGGCACGCCCGCGTCCCCCGACTGGTCGGGAACTTTCGGCGTGAGAAACGGGAAATATCACGATGCGCGCGTGGGAGTGGACTATCGCGATCTTACCATCACCGGAAGTCTGGATCGGGATACGTTGCGAATCTCCCGTTTCGACGCACGGTCGGGAGGAACGCTCTCGGGCAGCGGACAAGCCGTCATGGCTTTTCCCTTGCCGCAAGAACTTCAGATCGAATTGAAGTTCGACAACTTCGAGGCGCTGAACGGCCCGCAGCTCAGCGTGCGCGCAACCGGCGACGTCTCCATAAGCGGGCCATTGAATCGCTTGCATGCACGGGGGCAAGTGCAAACCGATCAGGTACTCTACCGGATCACGCAGACCACCACCAAGACCATCGAAGAAATTGATCTGGCGGCCGAGCTGGCCAAGTTGCGCGGCGACACGGTAAAGCCCTCGTTTTTGCTCGCGGAACTCTACACTCCGATGTCCCATGAACTGGTCGTGGACGTACCCGGAAACTGCTGGATGCGTGGCAGCGGGGTCAATATCGAGCTCACCGGCAGACTGTGGCTGATCAAAGAACGCGGCTACGACCCCTCGATTGCCGGAGAAATCCTCGTGCGCGAAGGGCGCGTTCAATTCCTGGGACGAACGTTGCGCGTGGACGAAGGAGTCGTTCGCTATGAAGGCCCGCTCGATAATCCGACTCTGGATATCACCGCCACCAGTCCGCAACTGGAAGCGCAGGGAACGAAAGTCCAGGTGAAAATCACCGGCCCGCTGTCGCGAACGCAGGTGGAACTCAGCGGCACCGATCCCGACGGCCAAGCCATGACCCCCGATCAGGTCGTCGTCGCGCTGCTTATGGGACGCTGGCGCGCCGGAGGATCGGGCGTGGGGCTCGGGCCGACCGGTTCCGTTGTCGAAGGAGCCGCCGCCACCGCCGCCACCAGTCA
- a CDS encoding ABC transporter ATP-binding protein: MIDIRNLVKIYKVGTEQVNALRGVDLAIRSGEYLAIMGPSGSGKSTLMNLIGCLDTPTSGDYFLAGENVAGLTDGYLAEIRNRRIGFVFQTFNLLPRATALHNVELPLIYAGMRSSLRHRRAEEALTSVGLADRMHHKPNELSGGQRQRVAMARALVTNPSIILADEPTGNLDSKTGAEIMEVLQLIHEEGNTIVLVTHEEDVARHTKRIVRLLDGRIASDEPRS, encoded by the coding sequence CTGATTGATATTCGCAATCTGGTCAAGATCTACAAGGTTGGCACCGAGCAGGTGAATGCTTTGCGGGGAGTGGATTTGGCCATCCGCTCGGGCGAGTATCTGGCGATTATGGGACCTTCGGGCTCGGGCAAGTCCACGCTCATGAATCTCATCGGTTGTCTCGATACTCCGACTTCGGGTGACTATTTTCTGGCCGGTGAGAACGTGGCCGGTTTGACCGACGGTTATCTGGCCGAGATTCGCAATCGCCGCATCGGATTCGTATTCCAGACGTTCAATCTTCTGCCGCGGGCGACGGCTTTGCACAACGTGGAGCTACCGCTCATCTATGCCGGTATGCGCTCCTCCCTGCGACATCGCCGGGCCGAGGAAGCGCTGACGTCAGTGGGACTCGCCGACCGCATGCATCACAAGCCCAACGAGCTGTCGGGCGGGCAGCGGCAGCGCGTGGCGATGGCTCGCGCGCTGGTCACCAATCCCTCGATCATTCTCGCCGACGAGCCGACCGGAAACCTCGACTCGAAAACGGGTGCTGAGATCATGGAGGTATTACAGCTCATCCATGAGGAAGGGAATACCATCGTTCTAGTGACACACGAAGAGGACGTCGCCCGTCACACCAAACGGATCGTTCGTCTGTTGGACGGGCGGATCGCTTCCGACGAACCGCGGAGCTGA
- a CDS encoding BamA/TamA family outer membrane protein: protein MPLRLILTLLLLATAATRLNAVDLSLDDYQQWQGYNGWRIQVIKFPGIKSFARAEILTVMATEKPTWLRRYVRIGSRTIFYADDFTADLFRIERFFRREGFPNAVIRGSIRPREKHRELVLKVEIVEGPSLLLKNWRLDLRGPQDVGVDSARWALAMPIKIGKRLALSDVKTSADTLAYKLRQIGHARARVEYIVETDSVENTAEVTFILEPGSFCYFGQTHITGLKQLSHGTARRELTFRDFEPFAPHKLEETRLRLVRLEIFNFVSVRADTTVPGDTLPVWIETQEGWRYRVRLGAGYDTDERARASAEFVDLNFFGRGRRLTWGVSIAEIRRQTEARLFWPHTPWNATDITLAPKWELNIEKAYHLETQTASTILSASPLPKVTASLSNEVGTERRRDRVDSLDAESQLTSALTILKSVETVSAAWDTRDNPLVPRMGHMIGLTFSESGAVYRTDQRWWRALLAGRVFIPATRFTVLAGKSEIGIMGPLHDSPVTPIQERFYLGGPSTVRGWARRHLSPRAEDADRTPLGGNFSFYLTTELRHNVWGPVTLALFMDAGNVWKKERDWQPLDVYPSVGTGLLFLSMVGPLRVDFAHQMRENLYRERPWAIHFSLGTPF from the coding sequence ATGCCTCTTCGTCTGATTCTCACGCTCCTTCTGCTGGCTACGGCTGCGACCCGCCTGAACGCAGTGGATCTGTCGCTCGATGACTACCAGCAATGGCAAGGGTATAACGGCTGGAGAATTCAGGTGATTAAGTTTCCCGGCATCAAGAGCTTCGCCCGGGCCGAGATCCTGACGGTGATGGCCACCGAAAAACCCACCTGGCTCCGCCGCTACGTGCGAATCGGCAGCCGCACCATTTTCTATGCCGACGATTTCACCGCCGACCTGTTTCGCATCGAACGCTTCTTCCGGCGGGAAGGCTTTCCGAATGCCGTGATTCGCGGCTCGATCCGGCCGCGGGAGAAACATCGCGAACTCGTTCTCAAAGTCGAGATCGTGGAAGGTCCATCGCTGCTTCTCAAGAACTGGCGGCTCGATTTGCGGGGACCTCAGGACGTGGGAGTGGATTCGGCGCGCTGGGCGCTGGCGATGCCGATCAAGATCGGGAAGCGACTCGCTCTGTCGGACGTCAAGACCTCCGCCGACACGCTGGCCTATAAGCTGCGCCAGATCGGTCACGCGCGGGCACGTGTCGAGTATATCGTGGAAACCGACAGCGTCGAGAATACCGCCGAGGTAACCTTCATTCTCGAACCGGGCAGTTTCTGCTACTTCGGCCAAACGCACATCACCGGACTGAAGCAGCTTTCGCATGGCACTGCGCGACGCGAGCTCACCTTCCGGGATTTCGAGCCTTTCGCGCCGCACAAGCTCGAAGAAACGCGCTTGCGGCTGGTGCGGCTCGAGATCTTCAATTTCGTCAGCGTCCGCGCCGACACCACCGTGCCGGGGGATACTTTGCCGGTGTGGATTGAAACCCAGGAAGGCTGGCGCTATCGAGTGCGACTGGGCGCCGGCTATGATACCGATGAGCGCGCGCGCGCTTCGGCGGAATTCGTGGATCTGAATTTCTTCGGTCGCGGTCGCCGTCTGACGTGGGGCGTGAGCATCGCCGAGATCCGCCGACAGACCGAGGCCCGTTTGTTCTGGCCGCATACCCCGTGGAATGCCACCGACATTACCCTCGCCCCGAAATGGGAACTCAATATCGAGAAGGCCTACCATCTCGAAACGCAAACCGCCTCAACGATTCTCTCGGCCTCCCCGTTGCCGAAGGTCACGGCATCGCTGTCCAACGAAGTGGGCACCGAGCGGCGTCGCGACCGGGTGGACTCCCTCGACGCCGAATCGCAGCTGACGTCGGCGCTGACCATCCTGAAATCGGTGGAAACCGTTTCGGCCGCCTGGGACACCCGTGATAATCCGTTGGTTCCGCGTATGGGTCACATGATCGGCCTGACCTTTTCCGAGTCGGGAGCCGTTTACCGAACCGACCAGCGCTGGTGGCGGGCTTTGCTCGCCGGCCGCGTGTTCATTCCCGCCACGCGCTTCACGGTTCTGGCCGGCAAATCCGAAATCGGAATCATGGGACCGCTCCATGATTCGCCGGTCACGCCGATCCAAGAGCGGTTTTATCTGGGCGGTCCGTCCACCGTTCGCGGGTGGGCGCGCCGGCATCTGTCTCCCCGCGCCGAGGACGCGGATCGCACGCCGCTCGGCGGGAATTTCTCCTTCTATCTCACGACCGAATTGCGACACAACGTGTGGGGACCGGTTACGCTCGCCTTGTTCATGGATGCCGGCAACGTCTGGAAGAAGGAGCGCGATTGGCAACCGCTCGACGTGTATCCCTCCGTGGGGACCGGATTGCTCTTTCTCTCGATGGTCGGTCCGCTTCGCGTGGACTTCGCCCATCAGATGCGGGAGAATCTTTACCGTGAGCGGCCGTGGGCGATTCATTTCTCGCTGGGAACTCCCTTCTGA
- a CDS encoding efflux RND transporter periplasmic adaptor subunit, whose amino-acid sequence MKKKKKWIWIIIVAVVVIVIAVVVYKSKTKDTRTQVTVETAATRRLVATVSASGTIEPVEQVKVSAEIPGRIVKLEVREGGFVEKGQFLVQLDPETYNAALESATSGLRSARSQKLKAEADLRRVRELVDKGMASPADLDAAVAAAEMSAGQLDQAAAEEKRARENLSKTRISAPMTGRISRLNKEQGELTLGSQFQEDVILVIADLSEMQVRAEVDENDIVGVKLGDSASVEIDAFPDTMFVGRVVEIAQSASQLNLQSETQARSFDVKVAVVDSVPGIRPGMSATVDIATDYRDDALSVSLQCVAVRDKEEGKAVEIKDEPEKKSTREVAAQVRAGAADTTAFTRERVQEGVFIFAADSAVWKPVKTGLSSDRHIEIIEGIAENDSVISGPYRILARELTNGMKVKLKEEGKGGKKVERR is encoded by the coding sequence ATGAAGAAGAAAAAGAAATGGATCTGGATCATCATCGTTGCGGTAGTCGTAATCGTTATCGCCGTGGTGGTTTACAAGTCCAAGACGAAGGACACCCGGACTCAGGTGACGGTCGAGACGGCCGCTACGCGGCGGCTGGTCGCCACCGTTTCGGCCTCAGGGACGATCGAGCCGGTTGAGCAGGTGAAAGTTTCGGCGGAGATTCCGGGGCGGATCGTGAAGCTCGAGGTCCGGGAGGGAGGTTTCGTCGAGAAAGGTCAATTCCTCGTCCAACTTGATCCGGAAACCTATAATGCCGCGCTGGAGTCGGCCACCTCCGGCCTCCGCTCGGCCCGCAGCCAGAAGCTCAAGGCCGAAGCGGACCTGCGACGGGTTCGCGAATTGGTTGACAAGGGGATGGCTTCTCCAGCCGACTTGGATGCAGCCGTGGCGGCGGCGGAAATGTCTGCCGGTCAACTCGATCAGGCTGCGGCCGAGGAAAAGCGGGCTCGCGAAAATCTGTCCAAGACTCGGATTTCCGCTCCCATGACCGGACGGATTTCGCGGCTCAATAAAGAACAGGGCGAACTCACTCTGGGATCGCAGTTTCAGGAAGACGTTATCCTCGTCATTGCGGATCTATCCGAAATGCAGGTGCGCGCCGAGGTGGACGAGAATGATATTGTCGGTGTGAAACTGGGCGACTCGGCCTCGGTCGAGATTGACGCATTTCCCGATACCATGTTCGTCGGTCGGGTGGTCGAAATCGCTCAATCCGCTTCGCAGTTGAACTTGCAGTCCGAGACACAGGCTCGCAGTTTCGACGTGAAAGTGGCCGTCGTGGACAGTGTTCCGGGAATTCGTCCGGGAATGTCCGCTACCGTGGACATCGCCACCGACTATCGGGACGACGCGCTTTCGGTTTCCCTGCAATGCGTGGCCGTTCGCGACAAGGAAGAAGGCAAGGCGGTCGAGATCAAGGATGAACCCGAAAAGAAATCCACCCGCGAAGTGGCCGCTCAGGTGCGGGCCGGCGCGGCCGATACCACCGCCTTCACCCGCGAACGCGTACAGGAAGGAGTATTCATCTTTGCGGCGGACTCCGCCGTATGGAAGCCCGTCAAGACCGGACTTTCTTCAGATCGCCACATCGAAATCATCGAGGGAATCGCAGAAAATGACAGCGTCATTTCCGGTCCCTATCGCATTCTTGCCCGTGAACTCACCAATGGCATGAAGGTGAAGCTCAAAGAAGAAGGCAAGGGCGGTAAGAAAGTCGAGCGGAGGTAG